GCAGGCCGGGTTTTCCCGACTGTAGAATGGAGACCGCTTTCCAAGGCAATCCAAGAGATGCCCCTTTCTCCACACTGGCGGGGAGCCACTCGCCTCCCCCGGCCCCTTCTGAAGCCCCTTTCCCCTTCACACACTCTGGAAACCTGCTGGAaaccccaccagcccccacccgACCCCGTTGAGACATGGCTCTTGGCGCTCCCCTAAGGCCGGAGTCAAAAGCTGGCGCCCTTGCCCTGCCGGGAAAAGCATGCTCCCTTGTACCTGCTGCCCGTCCCATAAGTGCCCTGGGCAAAAGaagcaatggcctctgctccctgggacaaccccctgccccccatcctcAGCCCGGGTTCCACCTCTTGTGCCTCCTGCTTATAGAGGAGTATGTTCAATGAGGCTACgggattgtttctttaatttccccCCCTGTCCTTTGTCCCTGGAACATGATAAAAATACCCAgcattgatctttttttcttccccttctgccAGGGTAATGTTTACCCAGGTGTCAATCAGGAGAAGAATTTGGCTTCCtaatttctcttcccctccctggggGCTGTGTGTCTCCCTGCCTCACATGGACACTGAGCTGGAATCAAGGTTACTAATAATCCCCCAGCACACACAGACACTGAGAGCACATATATTAAAGTCacatattgatttatattttcaggtccctctgcctttctgcccagcctcagcctttctctctgccaaggagaaaaaaagaattacacaGCTATATTTATCACCAAGATGTTTCCTGTAAAGAGCATTGTGTCCGAAGGTAATTCCCACCCCCTCCGCCCTCTTCGGggatattttttagaaatagtgTGGCATCGCCTATTCATAAGCATTTATCTTTTGTTGTCCATTCTTTAACTTTTCAGTGAAAGAAGTGGTGAGATTTAAGGTAGACTGTTGGAAGGACTTTCTGACTTGACAAATGGTGCCTGCCCCCCCAAggtggctgggggcggggggctgtctTGCCAGCAGAGATAATCCTGTTGCCAGTGGGGGTAAGGCTGGGTAGGAAACTGTGTGGAAGGTGGGACAACAGACTCAGTAACTTCTAGAGGTCACCCGCCAGTTCACACAGGTCCTCATAACTTGTGACTTACCGCCTACGGTCCCATTCCACAGCTGGGGAAACCAAGGGGCCGAGGAGTGAGTGTATTTCCCCCCCGGGACTCCATATTCCCTGTCAGCCTGGGCATTCCATCTACACTCTGAGCTTGATGGGGAAAAACGCTTTCCTCCAGGTCTGGTTGGCTCCTGCCCTGAGGagtggagatgggtggggcacAGCTGTctgggaggcagggtggtggCAGAAGCCAGGGGGAAGCCAGTGCGGAGATTCTTATTCCTCGAGGTGAGATGGCGGGAGGAAGGGCTCCCAGAGCTCTGAGCTCAGAACACCTGTCATTCTGCCTGGCAGAGCTGCTATTTAAAAATGCCAAACTATTTGACTCTAGTTCCCTCAAGAGGCTCTTGGAATGGAAGCAATGTTGAGCATGGGAACTCACACGTGAACTCTCACCATCTTCTGAATGCCTCCCGGTGAGTTTCCTTCCCACACACACATATCATCTCCTTTATTATTCCTAACTGCTCTGGGAGGTAGAGGGTGTCAGCCCCATTTCACACACGGGAAAGCTGAGTTTCAAGAACTCGCCCAGCCTCATACGGGTGGGACAAGGCAAGCCTCCGCTACCGTCCGGGTTCCTGATTCTTCAGCAGGGCTCTCAGCCTCACCGCAGCCTACAGCGACTTTCAGACCCCTccagcctccttccttccctggtcCAGCCTGCGGTCCTGGCTCTCAGCTCGCCTCCAGGCCCAGCTGACTCTCCATCCGTGGTACCGAAGTTCCTCTTCTGGTTGTGCCCAGAAGCGCCGGGGATCCTGACCCCATCTTGCTGTCTGCCCAGCCTCTGCCAGGGACCCtggggggctgggctggctgcccGCTGCTTTCCCGTTGGTATTTTCCAGTAACTTGACTGAGTTGCTTCCAACCAGGGTCCTTCATTTCATTCTGGAACCTACTTTACCCCATGGCAGGACGGAGAACTGGTGTCTGTGGGTGCCACTCTGGGCCGCACAGTGCAGGGCCCTGTCCTGCTCCTTTCTGACCCCCCAACTGCCCTGCAAGGGGAAGGTAGAGCCCCATATTACCGACGAGAAAACCGAGGCTAGGGAGCACAAGTGACTTTTCCTAGGTCACCCAGCGGGTAAAAGGTGTTACTGAGATTCAGTCAATTCCGTGTGACCCAAAGCCCCAAAGTCCTGGCTTTGGAGCTCACTCCTGCTGCCGGGCTGCTCCCCTCAGACAGTGCTGGTGAGGGCCAcggagggtgggggggtggggaggggtgccagacaGCTCAGGACGCCGCATGAATCAGCAACGAGGACCCTCCCGGATAACTTTTCCCATTGAAAATCTTTCCCTCGCGGCCACGGGTGATGTATGGCTGGAGCTGATGAGAAACGTGCAGCGGAATGGAGGCAGGCAGCGCTGGCGCCCGGGCAGCCTGGCATTGAGATTCCACGGGACGCAgagggggcggagggggcggggcggcgcAAGCCCTGACACGGGCCGGGTAATTGATCTGGAGGTGCCAATTTGCAGCAACTAAATATTTGGTTTCTGCCTCTGCCTACTCCGCACTCTGCTCAAACAAACTTCAATTAAAAGTGAAAAGGGAGGGACGCGGGGTGGGGGGGTTTCGGCGGGCTGGGTTCCCTGCTGTCTGATCGATGGTGTGGCGCCTGCGGGTTGCGGAGCCCTGCGGCGCGCCAGACCCAGGAACGGGCGGGGGACCTACGGCCAGGGTGGGGAAGGCGGTGCGGGGCGGGCACCCCGTTCCGATCATCGGGCGCCCGGTGCGCCCGGCTCAGGAGAGGCAGCACTCCGAGCCTGGAGCAGTGGCTTAACCTCAGTTGGCGGAGCAGAGGTGCCCACTGTGTGCCGGGAGGGGGACACAGGTAGCGCTAGCCGACACCCCCACTCCGGACGGCCAACCCTGTGTGCAGGAAGCGGGGAAGGAGGTACCCCAGGGCGCTGAACCCCCTCTCCCAACGCACCCACCACAGGAACTTTGATGGCAGCCTTGCCGTTCAGCAGCGTCACTGAGCGTCTCTTCTGAGCGCTGCGGAGCGCCAAAGGGCCCTGGGTGCTGAGATCCATCCCCTTTCTTGTCTGCTTTCATGCGGACAGGAAGATTTCAGGAAGGGATCAGTCTTCACCAGGGTTGGCAAAAGCCATGAGGGTGAGTCGAACCCAGGCTCCACCCCTGGAGGGGTCTAAGGAGACAGtttgggatggggggagggggcagtgagatCCTGGGAATGGGGGAGAGGGCGTAGAGAGGTGGCCACAGCCAGGAGCAGGGGAAGGGATCATGGGGTCACAATTGCCTCTTTTTGGGCTTCAAGACAAACAGCAACAATACTCATGTCCTGGGTGAAGGTAGTGCACAGGGAAATGTCTGTCCCTTGAGAATCCTCCAGTACTTCAAGGGAGAGGCCCCAGGACTGGGAAGAAGAGCTGAACGTTGGTGCCAGGAAGCTGGGACATCTCCGGGTCTGCTGGACGGGCAGCCTGGGGGGTAGTTACGACAGTTCTAAGAAAGATATGATGAGGGAtgggggtgaggtggaggtggggggtggtcacGAGGCACCCAGGTCCAGACAGATGGAAAGTGGAGGTGATTTGAAGTCCTTTCATCTGAAAGTTTTGTGAGGGTTGGAGTTGGGAAACAAGGCCGAGAGGCTGGGAAGGTGAGTCAGGAGGCTGCTGTTCTCTCCCACGCTTCTACGCCCACCGGCTGGAGTGGAAGGATGGCTTCCACGCTTACCCCTGCACCAAGGGAGGCTGCTGCCAGTGCACTCAGCTGCAGGCTgcggccccttccctcccctttccccctttcaACTCACTCTGCCCTTCCCCAGGATCCCCTTGGTCCAGGGCTGGGTGTGGGAGTGCAGGTCATGCCCCTGAGGGCCCCAGCTTCCAGGTGGTAAGATGGCCCTGCAAAGCTCCTCTGGACCAGGGAGGCCTGGATGCTGTCCCCATTCCAGAACACAGGGCTCTGGGGGAGATTGGTCTCACCatcccccctctgtcccccttaTACTTCAAGCAGTTGACTCACAACCCCCCAACCTTCCTCATCAGCCCTCAGCCCCCACTTGTCTCTCTTCGTTGCTTGGGGCACCAGTTTATCAACCCAGCGAAGCTGAACCCAGGAGCCTCCCCATCTACTGCCACTCTCCCTCCCCGGGCGGCTCATTCCCTGCCTCAAGCCCCTTCCCAGCCTGTAAGCTGCAAGCCTGCTCCCTCacattcccttcctccttcccgcCCTCTCCCTGGGCACTGAGCTGTGGAGCAGAATGATTTCCTGTAATTGGCCAGCAATCTGACTGCCCCACTTGTTCTATCGACATGCTGGTTAGCTGGAAATTGTATTGGAATCTGAGTGacagggcggggaggggagggtggggagggagcaaaAAGAAGCAGCTTTTTGGGCCTCAGATGGGTGCAGCCTCAGTtctgtgggtgggacaggggagccATAGCCACATCACCCCTTTCTGGAAGGAGCAGGAATGCAACCCACAGGGCTTTACCCctttattttgctctttctctcttgccatctctgagcgggggcggggggcgacggggtctcccccacccacccctatgTGCCCCTCTGCCAGTCATCACTGCCACCCCATTCCCACTCCGGCTTCTTGGGCTGGTTCCTCCTGACCTAAAGCGTCTTAGCAAGAACTAGTGGTGCCCAGCAGGTATGACTATCCCTCACATTCGGTTTTGAGCTATGGACGCTCATCACGGAGTGTCCCTAACCTTCCCCTGCCTGTCCCCAAGCAAAGAGAAGCTAGACATCTGGAGAGCTGACAGTATTCCTAGATAAACAGCCAGGATGTAACTAATGGGAGCAGTGCAGGTAGTGGGAACATTGTATTGGGCATCCAGAGCTTTGGACCCCATGGATCAGCCTCTGAGCCTCTGTGAAATTCTAGCTTGGCCTCCTTCACAGAATTGGGAGATTTCAAGTGGATAACCACATGAACATGCTTTGCAAACTGTAGAGCTCTGAGAATTATCCCAGGACCAGCCCGgccagaaggggaaggaagactAGAGTAGGGTGGTTTTAGGGCCTGCCTGTCCCCTTCATAGCCCGCCAGAAGTCCAGTCCGCCTGCCACCCTCACTGGAGTCTTCATCGCTCCACGTCCTTCCCTGCTGGGGTGGTAAGGCCCCAAGTGGGGAACGAAGCGCAGTGCCTAAGCCCGAGGCTGGAGGGTGAGAGGGTGGAAGTCCGGGGTCTCTCATCCTCAGGAGGGGGCGGGTAGAGCAGAATGGGGACACAACCCTCTGCCCCGCAGTGCCAGGTGAGCAACACAGCTTCTTAATaagcgctgggggtggggggccaggtAGCGCAcacccttccccgccccccacccccagggctcccaccacagccactcgGTGGGGGATCTGAGGAGGCCTGGCCAAAAGGGAAGGCGGCGAGACAAAATAACCATTTCCACAGTTCCCACTGCAGAGGTCGGACCCCCAACCCAGGTGGGTGCTGCCACCTGCCGGCCGGAAGGGATGACACCCTCcggggtgtggggctggggctcccgTTGCAGCTAAGCTCCAGTTGTTCTCGGGGGCTTCGCAGCCCCATGGGTGGCCTAACCACAGTGTCAcccccccatcactcccctgGGGGAAAGTAGGCCGCCTTCTAAGTCCACCGTGGGCCACCGAACCTGGGAAAGAAAGGCGGTGAGGAAGGAGGCctgaggagggagaatgggagctCCGGTGGGGAACAGGGCACCTGGGAGGACTGAATTCCGATTTGGCCACGCTGCCAGGTTGGCCATCCTGACATTCTCGCACCAGACTTGGCAGACGGGGTCAGGAAGGAAATTCTGTGGAATTCTACAGTCTGCACAGGGTTTTTACCGTCCTGCATGAGGTCCTTTGACGTCAGCATCACGATGCCTACCTGGTGGAAGAAACTGGGGACAGGACACAATCCCAGATCTGCCGCTGCCGAGGAAGCTCGGGTGCGGTGGGCAGAGTCTCGAAGCCTGGCTGACCCGAATCAGATCCCTCCAGCTCTCTGGGCCTGGGATCGGAAGAACCAATGTCACGTCACCTCTAGGgcggtgattttcaacctttcatCTCACGgaacacacaaactaattactaaagttctgtggCACACCGAAAATTATTTTGTCACCCTGACAAAAATGTGTTGTAATTTTTGtgattcactcacaccagacAACTAtagttgtgttggctgttgtcattttttcctttgacCATCCATAGGAAAGAGGTCGGGGTCCCTGACTAATAGTCAGGTGTCGCACGTTTTAACAATTCCTGCAGCACACCAggtgaaaatcgctgctctagggTGTCACACACCCAGCAAAGTGTCCGACACACCGCAGGCATTCATGAGATCATTTTCTCAGTGACTAGGGTAATAGGACACCCTGTTACCTCAATGGGGGGCCACACCTTTCTCCCCCTTACCCTTCCTGCCAGGTCCCGCTAAACCTGGGAAGCAGCGGCCTTTCTggtcctgccctggccccaccccaaagGTCACCACAGCCTGGCCCAGCCTTTGCAGCTGGGGTTTGTAGGGAGTTAATGAGCTGGCCTCTGAGGTATGAGCAGCTCTGGGAAAGGGGCACGAAGTACAGCCACCACAGCATTCACATCTGTCACACTCATTTCTGGCCTTAATAGGCTGCTGGCCACAGGATCACCACATCAGCAGGTCTGCCGCCTCTGGCGGGGGAGAGCTGATGTCTGCCCTGGGCTAATTGGGTTGGGGAAGGAAGATGGAGCACGTAGGTGTGATGCTGCCCcagcacctccacctgcctctcacAGGGTACACCTGGACCTAGCTGGAACCCCCCTGGGTCCCCTGAAGTCAGAAGGCTACTGCAGCTTCTGGAGCCCAGGCTTCAGTGCGGGAGGAGGCCAAGTGTAACCCAAATGGCATCAGCCAGGTCTGAGAACTTTACTCGGTCCACGGGGCTGGGGGAACAACGGCAGCGCAGGGCATTCTGATCAACACACTTTATTAAGCACCAACAGCGATGCAGGCTCTGCATCAGGAATAGAGATAAATAagacagcccctgccctcaaagGGCTTACAGTCTAGTAAGAGAGACTAGACCAGCAGTTTTTGGCTGATTACTACACTGTGGATTCAGACAAAACACAGGGATGGTGGTATCCCAGAGCACCTAACCCAGCCTGGGGCCGCAGACAGTGCCTGAGCTGGGAGTCAGCCAGTtacaggaggggaaaaaagggactCCAGGTCAGGGAAGAGCATGGTGAAGGCACGGAGGTCAGAAACAGTCCGGTGCGCGTGGACTACCATGAGTTCAGGGCTAGGAGTCCATGGGCGGGAAGGTAGAGAGTGGTCGGAGGTGgtgaggagggtgaggggagtgagggacaaatgccaagGTGGGACAGTGGGTCATCCCGGAAGGGGCCTGGCCTCTGCCGACTACTGCGTCACCCACAGGGAATCTCACTGCATCCTGGCCAAGGGCGTCAACCTAGGGAAGAGTCAGGTTTGAAGGCGGTAGCCCATGGTCCAAACTGATTTGCCATGATTCACGAAGGAGGTTTTGGCCACAGTGGGGCATGTGCTAGACAGGGTCCAAGCCCAGGGAACCTCCCAGCTTTAACCACTGACGAGGGCCAGAGAGCCAATGTTCCTCACCCCCGCCCACGTATAAGTTTCCCATGGTTGCTTTCATGTCTCATTGCGGGCACTGTTCTGTACGTAGGTGGTCCCAGAGCAAGGGGTcctggggaaggtgggaagggataTCTACTGACAGGGCTGTTTCTTGGCCTCAGAGAGAATGCACCCTAAAGAAGGGGCAGCCCCATGCAGGGCTCCAgccaagagacagagagagagagagagagagagagagaaagagtgtgttgagtgggggtgaggggaaacAGGAGGCATTTGTCACCTAACTTCAGCCTCcaaggagactgaggctgggGCTTCCCCTGCCTTGCAGTGCCCAGCTAGGGGGAAGGCAGGAGGTAGCGGGTGAGCAAGTAGAGGAGGCTGGCAATGCCGGCCAGACCTGTGAGGACCCCGAGCCTCAGCGGCAGGTACTCCAGAGAGCGCTCCAGCTCGGCGTGCAGAAGGATGACCTGGCGTTTGGTGATACTCCACTCGCCCGAGTTGTCTAGAACATGGCGGGCCATCCGGGCTTTGTCCTTCAGGGGCAGCTGGGCGTTGATGCGAGCCTCTGCGTCCTCGCGGGTCAGGTGGTTCCGCCGCATCAGCCGCGCCAGCTGTGTATCCCGGTCGCTAAGGAGAGGGCAAAAGGGCTGATCAGGCTTTGTAGGCCCCATCCTCCTCCACCCCAGAAAGTTACAGGGGTGGGCAGcaccctctctcaaatcaatttaggGTCCCACAGCCAGGGAGGGAAGCCTGGAAGCTCTCACAagctgcccccacctcaccctaCTCTGTGAGGGCCCTGGTAACATGACTGGGGTTACTGTGAATGAtggggggcagaggctgcagaagCTGCTTCCTGTCACCTGGGAACTCTGCTTTGCCACCAGATCCAAGACTCCCCAGTTATAAGACGGGAGGGTTTGATTGCCTGGAATCAGCTACAATTGAATCCCTGGGTAGATGACCTTTACCAAAGGCCTCTGCCTGCAAGCTGAAGGCTTCCTGCACTTTCTCcggggccctggccctgctgcatCAAAAATAGATTCCTGGGCCACAAAGCCCCTCTCTtggcctccccactcccacatttTAGAGCAAAAGCATCATGCTGAAATGGTGGCTGCTGTGCTTGATGCCACCAGTGAAGAGGGACGGCAAGCCCCAGGATGCTTCCAGTGGAGAAAGGACTTGAGAACTGGATACCCTCGGTCCTGGGTCAGGAGAAAGCCCTCCTGCACGTAAGCTGAACAACCCCCAGCCTCCCAGTTCCAAAGGGAATTCAGAGGCCACCTCTTTGGCCCACTCCGGTATCACTGCCTGGGTCCTTCCTCTGGAGACTCCCTGTCCTGTCTGTGTCCAGAGGGTCTGCCTGCTGTGCTCCGGACCAGGATCGTCTCTAACCTCCCTCTAGCTTCGTGACTGCTTAAGCCCCTCAATGGGAACAAGGGAAAAGGGCAGCAGGAGCCGCTTTCTGCCATTGGGGCCCCTCTGCTTTGCTACTAGACCTGAGATTTCCCATGTATAAGATGGAATGATAGATCGCTACAATTTGTTCCTCTTTTAGGTGTGGCCTGCACCCGAGGGACTCCTGGGATGTAAAGACAGGCCTTCTAAGGACAGACATAACCTGAACACTAGCTAGTTCTGTTTCAGAACAAAATGCTGCAGAAAACCATTTCTGGTTGGCTGATCAGGGGGTACCTTTCAGAAGAGATGGCATTAGTAATGGCCTTGCAAAGTAAGTAGGACTTCTGATTTCCCTTGTTATAGCGACACTGTACTGTGCAGGTCACGGGCCAATCCCTGCCTGGCTGAGAAAAGAACTATCTCCAGCCTTAGGAATACCTCAGGCTTGGGGCTGGGAAAAGCGGGGTGAGAGAACAGAGATGGCGCAGGGCCACCTGAGTGTGTGTTCCTCAGAAGGTGTGGCCTCGGCCAGAGGGCCTCCTGGGCTGTGCAGGCAGAGTGCTCCACCAGTCCTTCCCAGGGCTGAGACAGGCCCATGCGGCTCCTTTCAGCTTTGATGCTATTTATGgtaatgagatttatttttaaggattttatttattcatttctagagagaggggaagggagggagagacggagagaaacatccatgtgtgagagaaacatcagtgtgtggttgcctctcgcacgcccccaactggggacctggcctgcaacccaggcatgtgccctgactgggaatcgaaccagcgacctttcggtttccaggctggcactcaacccattgAGGGACACCAGCCAAGGCGGTAATGAGATTTTTATCAGTCACTTTTTCCACAATTGCACATTCCTTGAAAATATGAATTACCACATTTTGGTGTAATCATGCTTTAGTAAATGCCCTGTATTACTTCAAATGCATCAGGGGTAGTGCAACAGTTAAAGGGGTCCATGAGGAGAACCTCATTTCTGTAAAGTGTGGATCCCTTTTACGAAAAGTGAATAATCATTCATGTCTCTGGCATCTCTCTGGAGTCACATACCCATGTGTGCCAAAAGTGGGGCAAAACCAGCAACCAGGACTTTGGCAAAGGTTCTCTGGCTGGTGAGCGGGGCTGGAGGATCTGCTGGAGAACAGACAGAATCTACGCAGCCCCACGTATCTGCCAGGAGCCACAGCTGTCTCTGCTCTCGGCCCGCAGACCAGCTGTGAAGGAAAGGGCCCGAAGGGCAAGGTGGCGAGGGAAGGCATGGAGTCCAGGGTGACTGCAGATGCAGGCTGTTCCTTTCTGTTCTCTCACCTACACTCAAGACCCATTTTTCTGTCTGGATCCCTTGGTACACAGTTCCAATTGCATTAAGACTCTTAAgattccaaggcaaagagaatTCCAAGTCTTCACAGAGTGTGCTTGGCCTCAGGTCACAGTCTTTCACAAACAGAGAACGAAGAACCCAGAGAGGCTGCCGTTTTACATGGAGAGATATGGGTCCAAGCGGGAGCCATGAGAAAGCCTGAATCTCTATGCCAGGTGCAGCGGATTCAGATGgtatgttttttaatcctcacctgagggcattttttaattgattttagagagaggaagggagggaaaaagggagaaggggagagaggtggggggagagggaggagagggagagagagaaagagcgaggGGGGTGGAATATCGACCTGGTTGCCTTttcatatatgccctgactggggaccagaccCACGCACGGACTTTTGGTCTAAGGGATGACGCttcaaccaagccacaccagccagggccagactgggtttttgttttttgttttgttttaaagattttatttatttttagagagagggaaagggagagaaagaaacatcaatgtgtggttgcctctggcatgccccctactggggacctggcctgcaacccaggcacgtgtcctgactgggaattgaaccggtgaccctttggttcacaggccggcactcaatccactgagccacaccagccagggccagactagGTTTTAAATGATGGTGTATGatggggagttgggggtgggggtgagggagggcaggATAATGCTTAGGGCCCTGAGCCCCCCGGGCTCTAACTCCAGAGTGCCGGAAACCTCCCATGCATCAGTCCCCTGAGAGCCACCCAGT
This window of the Desmodus rotundus isolate HL8 chromosome 9, HLdesRot8A.1, whole genome shotgun sequence genome carries:
- the DCAKD gene encoding dephospho-CoA kinase domain-containing protein isoform X1, producing MFLVGLTGGIASGKSSVIQVFQQLGCAVIDVDVIARHVVQPGYPAHRRIVEAFGTEVLLENGDINRKVLGDLIFNQPDRRHLLNTITHPEIRKEMMKETFKYFLRGYRYVILDIPLLFETKKLLKYMKHTVVVYCDRDTQLARLMRRNHLTREDAEARINAQLPLKDKARMARHVLDNSGEWSITKRQVILLHAELERSLEYLPLRLGVLTGPESWRDLIRVSQASRLCPPHPSFLGSGRSGIVSCPQFLPPGCPSSRPGDVPASWHQRSALLPSPGASPLKYWRILKGQTFPCALPSPRT